A window of Argopecten irradians isolate NY chromosome 14, Ai_NY, whole genome shotgun sequence contains these coding sequences:
- the LOC138306960 gene encoding E3 ubiquitin-protein ligase MSL2-like, which translates to MNALSIYLTTCRYVMQADFADRETWSDIYKYLPYLRQALSCCVCRNIIVRPMGPLQSVCQHFVCFSCVGGKMKLKPQCSWCKHHDEFQENTQLRIAVICFKKLCEYILDSPIGSDLVVQSPNGESNNIKDIMQEALDFEDDFKMSSSLPMPPGLADLNKLNCLPGVKTSKSPGKCVKRSRKNCRSSDENTDSPELKCSRSTDISKLSEIPKSPNLDIQSCGTDIANELGSCLNSSSQSDDSIGVIEVDLVDTDTCMDSKSDNVLKRKHDCDHGNKSTVNENSIVTVGSKGSRADNSQTQEPNLNKPAPGRVGKDLKICKCGRGGTNSRLTCLCQRCPCYINKLPCIGCKCKGCRNPRTVEQDKQKMVKIDRQPNSPNIDSIVNSENVIAGV; encoded by the coding sequence ATGAATGCACTAAGCATCTATCTAACGACATGCCGATATGTCATGCAGGCTGATTTTGCCGATCGAGAAACATGGAgtgatatatacaaatatttaccaTATCTCCGTCAGGCCCTGTCGTGTTGTGTCTGTCGGAACATAATCGTTAGACCCATGGGACCTTTACAGAGCGTTTGTCAACACTTCGTCTGCTTCTCATGTGTTGGTGGTAAGATGAAACTCAAACCCCAGTGTAGCTGGTGTAAGCATCATGATGAATTTCAAGAGAATACTCAATTAAGAATAGCTGTGATTTGCTTTAAGAAGTTGTGTGAATACATATTGGACTCTCCCATAGGTAGCGATCTGGTCGTCCAGTCACCAAACGGAGAATCAAATAATATTAAGGACATCATGCAAGAAGCATTGGACTTCGAAGACGACTTTAAAATGTCCTCATCCTTACCCATGCCCCCTGGGTTAGcagatttaaacaaacttaaCTGTTTGCCTGGTGTAAAGACGTCAAAATCTCCCGGAAAATGTGTCAAACGTTCCAGAAAAAACTGCAGATCCTCCGACGAGAATACAGATTCACCTGAATTAAAATGTAGTCGTAGTACAGACATATCAAAACTAAGTGAAATTCCGAAGAGCCCAAACCTTGATATACAAAGCTGTGGTACAGACATAGCAAATGAATTGGGATCGTGTTTAAATTCTTCATCACAAAGCGATGATTCTATCGGGGTAATTGAGGTAGATCTAGTTGATACTGATACCTGTATGGATTCAAAATCTGATAACGTACTTAAACGAAAGCATGACTGTGACCATGGCAACAAATCTACAGTTAATGAAAACAGTATTGTCACAGTGGGTTCAAAGGgatcaagggcagataactcacaGACACAAGAGCCAAATTTAAACAAACCAGCTCCAGGTCGAGTTGGCAAGGActtgaaaatatgtaaatgtgGTCGTGGTGGAACAAACAGTCGGCTTACCTGTCTCTGCCAACGATGTCCATGCTATATTAACAAGCTGCCGTGCATTGGTTGTAAATGTAAGGGGTGTCGTAATCCTCGTACGGTTGAACAGGACAAGCAAAAAATGGTCAAAATTGATAGGCAGCCAAATTCTCCAAATATAGATTCTATTGTTAACAGTGAAAATGTGATAGCTGGTGTTTAG